A region of Streptomyces halobius DNA encodes the following proteins:
- a CDS encoding proprotein convertase P-domain-containing protein — protein sequence MHPVRPSRIAAAVRPTRLAAALAGLALILTAGPAATAVPADTAEPRPRSVTLEEAVTTAMLGQSRAERSPLAERNAGTEVNIQRRHGGWVFGSAVIKAPKERRAHPRGWLFLAHEQDGGGWKSALDTDPAFAALVQRAPAAVVSAGEKKTFAANAMNAQDTPSTQPPQNARITQNAPGSRQEKTGLALPYTLGKTWKIIGGLHGWSGQPRPWSSIDLDSRESNREVLSAQSGRAYWMCSNGGHLRVVHDNGWTTEYYHLLDEIRPDGDPVRLGEYLGLTSTRIPCGGSAGSNHVHFALKKGGSFVPMASNVIGGWDYFEGNSAYGGGAVRGDDYRYTGDDLRNYGPEDGRTFHREGRTDIPDPGEATAAVKVSGIEGNAPADLQVYADIHHPYRGDVQLDLIAPDGTAYRLRDADPNDGGDLIHEQYTVDASAEPANGTWRLRATDTDGGDNGYIDAVFLTF from the coding sequence ATGCACCCCGTCAGACCTTCGCGCATCGCAGCTGCCGTCCGTCCCACGCGATTAGCCGCCGCCCTGGCCGGACTCGCCCTGATCCTCACCGCCGGCCCCGCCGCAACCGCGGTACCGGCGGACACCGCCGAGCCGCGGCCGCGGTCCGTCACCCTGGAGGAGGCCGTGACGACCGCGATGCTCGGCCAGAGCCGCGCGGAGCGCTCGCCACTGGCCGAGCGCAACGCGGGCACCGAGGTCAACATCCAGCGCCGACACGGCGGTTGGGTCTTCGGCTCGGCCGTCATCAAGGCGCCGAAGGAGCGGCGGGCCCACCCGCGGGGGTGGCTGTTCCTCGCGCACGAGCAGGACGGCGGCGGCTGGAAGAGCGCCCTCGACACGGATCCCGCGTTCGCCGCGCTCGTCCAACGGGCCCCGGCCGCGGTGGTGAGCGCGGGCGAGAAGAAGACCTTCGCGGCGAACGCGATGAACGCGCAGGACACGCCGAGCACACAGCCCCCGCAGAACGCACGGATCACGCAGAACGCGCCGGGCTCCCGACAGGAGAAGACCGGCCTCGCCCTGCCCTACACCCTCGGCAAGACCTGGAAGATCATCGGCGGTCTGCACGGCTGGAGCGGACAGCCACGGCCCTGGAGCTCCATCGATCTGGACAGCCGGGAGTCCAACCGCGAGGTCCTGTCCGCCCAGAGCGGGCGTGCGTACTGGATGTGCAGCAACGGCGGGCACCTCCGCGTGGTGCACGACAACGGCTGGACCACCGAGTACTACCACCTCCTCGACGAGATCAGGCCGGACGGGGACCCGGTCCGGCTCGGCGAGTATCTCGGCCTGACCAGCACCCGGATCCCGTGCGGCGGTTCGGCGGGCAGCAACCATGTGCACTTCGCCCTCAAGAAGGGCGGCTCCTTCGTGCCCATGGCCAGCAACGTCATCGGCGGCTGGGATTACTTCGAGGGCAATTCGGCGTACGGCGGCGGCGCCGTACGCGGCGACGACTACCGCTACACCGGGGACGACCTGCGCAACTACGGGCCTGAGGACGGCCGCACCTTCCACCGCGAGGGCCGCACGGACATCCCCGACCCCGGCGAGGCCACCGCGGCCGTGAAGGTGTCCGGCATCGAAGGCAACGCACCGGCCGACCTCCAGGTCTACGCGGACATCCACCACCCCTACCGGGGCGACGTCCAGCTCGACCTGATCGCCCCCGACGGCACCGCGTACCGACTGCGCGACGCCGACCCGAACGACGGCGGGGACCTCATCCACGAGCAGTACACGGTCGACGCGTCGGCGGAACCGGCCAACGGCACCTGGCGGCTGCGCGCCACCGACACGGACGGGGGCGACAACGGGTACATCGACGCGGTGTTCCTGACCTTCTGA
- a CDS encoding alpha-hydroxy-acid oxidizing protein: MRQAFGSYQDEIYLNGLGGVMPRFPMSSAELEARAEAVLPPSVWSYVAGGAGDERTQRANVTAFDRWGLIPRTFVGAAERDLSVELFGMTLPSPVLMAPVGVIGLCAQDGHGDLATARAAARTGVPLIASTLSVDPMEQVAAELGDTPGLFQLYTPTDRDLAESLVRRAETAGFKGIVVTLDTWITGWRPRDLATSNFPQLRGHCLANYTSDPVFRAQLERTPQEDPQAAVLRWAQVFGNPLTWADLPWLRSLTDLPLIVKGICHPEDVRRAKDGGVDGIYCSNHGGRQANGGLPALDVLPAVVKAADGLPVLFDSGIRSGADIIKAIALGATAVGIGRPYAYGLALGGTDGVVHVLRTLLAEADLIMAVDGYPTLEQLTPEALQRVA; the protein is encoded by the coding sequence ATGCGTCAGGCGTTCGGCTCCTATCAGGACGAGATCTACCTCAACGGGCTCGGCGGCGTCATGCCGCGTTTCCCGATGAGCTCCGCGGAACTGGAAGCCCGGGCGGAGGCTGTGCTGCCGCCCTCCGTGTGGTCGTACGTCGCCGGCGGCGCCGGGGACGAGCGCACCCAGCGAGCCAATGTCACCGCCTTCGACCGCTGGGGCCTCATTCCCCGGACGTTCGTCGGCGCCGCCGAGCGTGACCTGTCGGTCGAGCTGTTCGGGATGACGTTGCCCTCGCCCGTGCTCATGGCGCCGGTCGGTGTCATCGGCCTGTGTGCGCAGGACGGGCACGGCGATCTGGCCACCGCACGGGCCGCCGCCCGCACTGGGGTGCCGTTGATCGCCTCCACGCTCTCCGTCGATCCGATGGAGCAAGTCGCCGCCGAACTCGGCGACACCCCGGGGTTGTTCCAGCTCTACACTCCGACCGACCGGGACTTGGCGGAGAGCCTGGTGCGGCGGGCCGAAACGGCCGGGTTCAAGGGCATCGTGGTCACGCTGGACACCTGGATCACCGGCTGGCGTCCGCGTGACCTCGCGACCAGCAACTTCCCGCAACTGCGCGGGCACTGCCTGGCCAACTACACCTCGGACCCGGTCTTCCGAGCACAGTTGGAACGTACTCCGCAGGAGGATCCGCAAGCCGCCGTCCTGCGCTGGGCACAGGTCTTCGGCAACCCGCTCACCTGGGCGGATCTGCCCTGGCTGCGCTCCCTGACCGACCTGCCGCTGATCGTCAAGGGCATCTGCCACCCCGAGGACGTACGCCGCGCCAAGGACGGCGGTGTGGACGGCATCTACTGCTCCAACCACGGCGGCCGGCAGGCCAACGGAGGGCTGCCCGCCCTCGACGTGCTCCCCGCGGTCGTGAAGGCCGCCGACGGGCTGCCCGTCCTGTTCGACTCCGGCATCCGCAGCGGAGCCGATATCATCAAGGCCATCGCCCTGGGCGCCACCGCCGTCGGGATCGGCCGCCCCTACGCCTACGGTCTCGCCCTGGGCGGCACCGACGGCGTCGTCCACGTGCTCCGCACACTGCTGGCCGAAGCCGACCTGATCATGGCCGTCGACGGGTACCCCACCCTCGAGCAGCTCACGCCCGAAGCGCTCCAGCGCGTCGCATGA
- a CDS encoding DUF2180 family protein, protein MECYECHSLHRSASAVAVCRECGVALCEGHLYVETQPMSKKAGLGKSTSEVPARRVVCPACRRAELSV, encoded by the coding sequence ATGGAATGCTATGAGTGCCACTCGCTCCACCGTTCCGCCTCGGCAGTGGCTGTATGCCGCGAATGCGGAGTGGCGCTATGTGAAGGCCATCTCTACGTGGAGACGCAGCCGATGTCCAAGAAGGCGGGACTGGGCAAGTCAACCAGCGAGGTGCCCGCCCGGCGCGTTGTGTGTCCCGCCTGTCGTCGGGCCGAACTCAGCGTATGA
- a CDS encoding Lrp/AsnC family transcriptional regulator encodes MQDPAKLLSEDDLALIHALQLHPRASWTELGRALGVDPVTVSRRWSRLSARGEAWVGVSPGPHLFEQVCVAFIEIDCAVGSPATVVRTLSRHPHTLTIERAAGAHDLLATVATRDLPAMSRYTLDVLPSVPGVSAVRARIVTHMFAEGGRWRIAALASGQRAQLSADAETPPTNRGPRQITPSDRAIIARLVRDGRASYQALAAALGTSASTVKRRIDQLTRLGLLRFRCDFARPLGGWPVAVTFWAQVPPLDLPDIGHSLIRLPETRNCAAVSGTQNLILQASLHSVADVLRFETHLATTHPSLDIAERVITLRHEKLLGHILDPHARSVGVVPLDVWSDPGSVGS; translated from the coding sequence ATGCAGGATCCGGCGAAGCTGCTGAGCGAGGATGACCTGGCGCTCATCCACGCCCTCCAACTGCATCCACGGGCCTCGTGGACCGAACTCGGGCGCGCCCTTGGGGTGGATCCGGTCACCGTGTCCAGGCGCTGGAGCCGCCTGTCCGCGCGTGGCGAGGCATGGGTCGGCGTCTCGCCTGGCCCGCACCTGTTCGAGCAGGTCTGTGTGGCCTTCATCGAGATCGACTGCGCCGTGGGCAGCCCCGCCACCGTGGTCCGGACACTGAGCCGCCACCCCCACACGCTCACCATCGAGCGGGCGGCCGGCGCCCATGACCTCCTCGCGACCGTGGCCACACGCGACCTGCCCGCCATGTCGCGCTACACCCTCGATGTGCTGCCCTCGGTCCCCGGCGTGAGCGCCGTACGAGCCCGGATCGTCACCCACATGTTCGCCGAGGGCGGGCGCTGGCGGATCGCCGCACTCGCCTCCGGGCAGCGTGCCCAGCTCAGCGCCGACGCCGAAACCCCGCCCACCAACCGGGGGCCACGCCAGATCACTCCATCCGACCGAGCGATCATCGCCCGCCTGGTACGCGACGGCAGAGCCTCCTACCAGGCACTGGCCGCCGCGCTGGGTACCAGCGCATCCACGGTCAAACGGCGCATCGACCAGCTCACCCGACTCGGCCTGCTCCGCTTCCGCTGCGACTTCGCCCGCCCTCTCGGCGGCTGGCCCGTCGCCGTCACCTTCTGGGCCCAAGTTCCCCCCCTGGACCTGCCGGACATCGGACACTCCCTCATCCGGCTGCCGGAGACCCGCAACTGCGCCGCCGTCAGCGGCACTCAGAACCTCATCCTGCAGGCGAGTCTGCACTCGGTCGCCGATGTCCTCCGCTTCGAGACCCACCTTGCCACCACCCACCCCAGCCTCGACATCGCCGAGCGGGTCATCACTCTGCGGCACGAGAAACTGCTGGGCCACATCCTCGACCCGCATGCTCGGTCCGTCGGCGTGGTTCCGCTCGACGTCTGGTCCGACCCCGGAAGCGTCGGCTCCTGA
- a CDS encoding helix-turn-helix domain-containing protein, translated as MNRDVAGGLGGEEHTVSRWRARFVRDRLEGLADEPCPGGPRKIADAQVDEVVVKTPETTPRDATTADEILERLAGYLKTVPNSGHRPCSWLQGCGLARLPARGAVFRRPRPPVRSASLPRHDSIRAMPAAPSLVGDARLLAAALPMSVVGVGRYVAGSVSRSLWYHLQMVQYVERPCRWQI; from the coding sequence ATGAACAGGGATGTTGCTGGCGGGCTGGGGGGCGAGGAGCACACGGTGAGCCGGTGGCGGGCCCGTTTCGTGCGCGACCGGCTGGAAGGGCTGGCCGACGAGCCGTGCCCGGGTGGGCCCCGGAAGATCGCTGACGCTCAGGTGGACGAAGTGGTCGTCAAGACGCCGGAGACCACGCCGAGGGACGCCACGACCGCGGACGAGATTCTCGAACGCCTCGCCGGATATCTGAAGACAGTCCCCAACTCAGGCCACCGGCCCTGCTCGTGGCTGCAGGGTTGTGGCCTGGCTCGTCTACCTGCTCGCGGTGCCGTATTCCGCCGACCGCGCCCACCCGTGCGCAGCGCTTCTCTTCCGCGACATGATTCCATCCGCGCAATGCCTGCGGCCCCGTCCCTGGTGGGAGATGCTCGCCTGCTGGCGGCAGCGCTGCCCATGTCCGTCGTGGGGGTGGGCCGGTACGTCGCCGGATCGGTTAGCCGGTCACTCTGGTACCACCTGCAGATGGTCCAGTACGTCGAGCGACCTTGCCGGTGGCAGATCTGA
- a CDS encoding S1C family serine protease, translated as MTPPHASQLQADYQRIVKEALPSVVQIDTPRGQGSGIVYDKEGHIVTNAHVVSGSRTFKVMLADAEEPLDASLVGSHTPEDLAVIRLDNPPSELRPAAFADSSKTAVGQIVLAMGNPLGLSGSVTQGIVSATGRTVTGPPTADRPGATIPNMVQTSAAINPGNSGGPLVNLAAKVIGVNTLAATEAGADRDAYPGIGFAVPGSTVTRITRQLIEKGRVVDSGRASLGAAVRTVLGPRFEPVGAGVVRVEANGPAHTAGIRAGDVITRLDDTKITTVADLAETLAGDHRPGDRVRIGYTRDGRSHAADVVLGTLGS; from the coding sequence ATGACGCCCCCCCACGCCAGCCAACTGCAAGCCGACTACCAGCGCATCGTCAAGGAGGCCCTGCCCTCTGTCGTGCAGATCGACACACCCAGGGGTCAGGGCTCCGGGATCGTCTACGACAAGGAGGGGCACATCGTCACCAACGCCCACGTCGTCAGCGGCTCCCGAACCTTCAAGGTCATGCTGGCCGATGCCGAGGAGCCCCTGGACGCCAGTCTCGTCGGCAGCCACACGCCGGAAGACCTCGCCGTCATTCGGCTCGACAATCCACCGTCCGAACTGCGGCCCGCCGCTTTCGCGGACAGCTCCAAGACCGCGGTCGGCCAGATCGTTCTGGCCATGGGAAACCCGCTGGGCCTGTCCGGCAGTGTGACGCAGGGCATCGTCTCCGCCACCGGCCGTACGGTCACGGGCCCGCCCACTGCCGACCGGCCCGGTGCCACCATCCCGAACATGGTGCAGACCTCCGCAGCCATCAACCCGGGCAACAGCGGTGGGCCACTGGTGAACCTCGCCGCAAAGGTGATCGGCGTCAACACGCTGGCAGCCACCGAGGCGGGTGCCGACCGCGACGCCTACCCCGGCATCGGTTTCGCCGTGCCCGGCTCCACCGTCACCCGCATCACCCGACAACTGATCGAGAAAGGCAGGGTTGTCGACAGCGGCCGCGCCTCCCTCGGAGCGGCCGTGCGGACCGTACTAGGACCTCGTTTCGAGCCAGTGGGAGCCGGAGTCGTCAGGGTTGAAGCCAACGGCCCGGCCCACACAGCGGGGATCCGGGCGGGCGACGTCATCACCCGACTCGACGACACGAAGATCACCACGGTCGCCGACCTCGCCGAGACCCTGGCCGGCGACCACCGTCCAGGTGACCGCGTGCGGATCGGCTACACCCGCGACGGCCGGTCACACGCCGCGGACGTCGTGCTCGGCACCCTCGGATCATGA
- a CDS encoding chaplin family protein: protein MGAATRVRSVRRQAVLVGAGLGAVALSAAPAHAVIGVGNPTFGNVCAKAGGARAAGATTSGKGTVAGNAGKLPVGLPRNHCGNSGLTCVSDAIGVDDSDVGIIQL from the coding sequence ATGGGTGCGGCGACGCGGGTCAGGTCGGTGCGGAGGCAGGCGGTGCTGGTCGGCGCGGGGTTGGGCGCGGTGGCGTTGTCGGCGGCGCCGGCGCACGCGGTCATCGGTGTCGGGAACCCCACGTTCGGCAACGTCTGTGCCAAGGCGGGAGGTGCACGGGCAGCCGGTGCGACGACATCCGGCAAGGGGACCGTGGCGGGCAATGCCGGGAAGCTGCCGGTCGGGCTGCCCCGGAACCACTGCGGCAACAGCGGCCTCACGTGTGTTTCCGACGCGATTGGGGTCGACGATTCTGATGTCGGCATCATCCAACTCTGA
- a CDS encoding TetR/AcrR family transcriptional regulator: protein MEDFMADSGGVPRRGRPPVSDRQRQQQRLVISRHAVRLFAEQGVAATAGEQIARAAGVSERTLWRYFPTKESCVEPLLTKMIDAFQTVLHAWPPELALTEHLRAAYQPVLGSSSGVDVETVLSVVRMTHGEPALRAAYLALRERAEDTFTEVLAERMGVPADAFEVRVQAAAMNAVLKAATDRLAHDTAQNGVTPQTLQRHREDLANALSLVTRGLSDRGGN from the coding sequence ATGGAGGACTTCATGGCGGACAGCGGCGGTGTGCCTCGCCGGGGACGGCCGCCGGTGAGCGACCGGCAACGCCAACAGCAACGCCTCGTCATCTCCCGCCACGCGGTTCGGTTGTTCGCCGAACAGGGCGTGGCCGCCACCGCCGGGGAGCAGATCGCGCGGGCCGCCGGAGTCTCCGAACGCACGCTGTGGCGTTACTTCCCCACCAAGGAAAGCTGCGTGGAGCCTCTGCTCACGAAGATGATCGACGCCTTCCAGACAGTACTGCACGCCTGGCCGCCCGAACTCGCCCTGACAGAGCACCTGCGAGCGGCCTACCAGCCTGTCCTCGGCTCGTCATCCGGCGTGGACGTCGAGACGGTTCTCTCCGTGGTCCGGATGACCCATGGCGAACCCGCGCTGCGCGCCGCGTACCTCGCGCTCCGGGAGCGCGCGGAAGACACTTTCACCGAAGTGCTCGCCGAACGTATGGGCGTGCCGGCCGACGCGTTCGAAGTCCGCGTGCAAGCCGCCGCCATGAACGCCGTACTCAAAGCGGCGACCGACCGCCTCGCCCATGACACGGCCCAAAATGGCGTCACCCCCCAAACGCTGCAACGGCATCGCGAAGACCTTGCCAACGCACTCAGCCTCGTCACCCGGGGACTGTCGGACAGAGGGGGAAATTGA
- a CDS encoding class I SAM-dependent methyltransferase — MTELSSYHRATADAYDAVAVLYAELARNALDALPLDRAMLAAFAETVRAAGSGPVAELGCGPGSVTAHLRDLGLDVFGVDLSPVMIDLARETYPDLRFEVGSMDALDLADGQLQGIVSWYSVIHTPPQDVPPYFDEFRRVLAPDGTLLLAFFESEGEPTTAFDHKVATAYRWPIDDLAGLAGEAGFTEVGRMLREPCEGERFRRGHLLMRAGK, encoded by the coding sequence GTGACTGAACTTTCCTCGTATCACCGTGCGACAGCTGATGCCTACGATGCCGTCGCCGTTCTCTATGCCGAACTCGCCCGCAATGCGCTCGACGCTCTTCCGCTGGATCGCGCGATGCTCGCCGCGTTCGCCGAGACCGTGCGGGCCGCCGGCTCCGGGCCCGTCGCCGAGCTGGGATGCGGCCCTGGAAGTGTCACCGCACACCTGCGGGATCTGGGGCTGGACGTCTTCGGCGTCGACCTGTCGCCCGTGATGATCGATCTCGCCCGCGAGACATACCCGGACCTGCGCTTCGAGGTCGGTTCCATGGACGCCCTGGACCTGGCCGACGGTCAGCTGCAAGGCATCGTGTCCTGGTATTCGGTCATTCACACCCCACCGCAGGACGTGCCCCCGTACTTCGACGAGTTCCGTCGGGTACTCGCGCCCGACGGAACACTTCTGCTCGCCTTCTTCGAGTCGGAAGGTGAGCCGACCACGGCGTTCGACCACAAGGTGGCGACAGCCTACCGATGGCCGATCGACGACCTCGCGGGGCTGGCCGGTGAGGCCGGCTTCACCGAGGTCGGCCGGATGCTGCGTGAGCCATGCGAGGGGGAACGGTTCCGCCGGGGGCATCTGCTGATGCGCGCAGGAAAGTAA
- a CDS encoding cytochrome P450, with the protein MSIAAERPQLPFARPNILDLAPLYEVLRREAPVTLVTTPTGDPAWLVTRFEEVRALLGDKRLGRSHPEPERASRITTAAVLDGPSGDYDTEEADHTRMRRLLTPAFSAKRMRALSDHVQHLVDGCVDQLLVEHVTTPEGVVDLQAGLAFPLPVAVICRLLGVPENDREYFASLSERMANYAIGDDAHQARDEFNHYMAGLAETKRARPGEDVISDLVRAQSADADFDYADMVQLCVGLLFAGHETTVNRIGLGMLFLLTRLDQWQALTADPAGRVDATVEEIMRLGAPGDLGLLRYAHTDVDVAGVTIRRGDAVILSVNSANRDPSVYTDAETFNPDRSERTHLGFGHGTHFCIGASLARIELRVVFATLARRLPRLRLAKKLDELEVRTTLTGGVTDLPVTW; encoded by the coding sequence ATGAGCATTGCCGCCGAGCGTCCACAGTTACCCTTCGCCAGGCCGAACATCCTCGATCTCGCGCCTCTGTATGAGGTGCTGCGCCGGGAGGCGCCGGTCACACTGGTCACCACACCGACCGGGGATCCCGCCTGGCTGGTCACACGCTTCGAGGAGGTTCGTGCCCTGCTCGGCGACAAGCGACTCGGCCGCTCCCATCCCGAGCCGGAACGGGCGTCACGCATCACGACCGCCGCGGTACTGGACGGGCCCTCGGGCGACTACGACACCGAGGAGGCCGACCACACACGGATGCGCCGGCTGCTGACCCCGGCGTTCTCGGCCAAGCGGATGCGGGCGCTCTCGGACCATGTGCAGCACCTGGTCGACGGCTGTGTCGACCAGCTGCTCGTCGAGCATGTCACCACCCCCGAGGGGGTCGTCGACCTGCAGGCCGGGCTGGCCTTCCCGCTGCCGGTCGCGGTCATCTGCCGGCTGCTCGGGGTGCCCGAGAACGACCGCGAGTACTTCGCTTCGTTATCGGAGCGCATGGCCAACTACGCCATCGGCGACGACGCCCACCAGGCGCGGGACGAGTTCAACCACTACATGGCCGGTCTCGCCGAGACCAAACGCGCGCGGCCGGGCGAGGACGTGATCTCCGACCTCGTACGTGCCCAGAGCGCCGACGCGGACTTTGACTACGCCGACATGGTCCAGCTCTGTGTCGGGCTGCTGTTCGCCGGGCACGAGACCACGGTCAACCGCATCGGCCTGGGCATGCTGTTCCTGCTTACCCGCCTCGACCAGTGGCAGGCGCTGACCGCCGACCCCGCCGGCCGGGTAGACGCCACCGTCGAGGAGATCATGCGCCTGGGCGCGCCCGGTGACCTCGGTCTGCTGCGGTACGCCCACACCGACGTCGACGTCGCCGGTGTCACCATCCGCCGCGGCGACGCCGTGATCCTGTCGGTCAACTCCGCCAACCGCGACCCGTCCGTCTACACCGACGCCGAGACCTTCAACCCCGACCGCTCGGAACGCACCCACCTCGGATTCGGCCACGGTACGCACTTCTGCATCGGCGCGAGCCTGGCCCGCATCGAGCTGCGCGTCGTGTTCGCCACCCTGGCCCGCCGCCTACCCAGGCTGCGGCTTGCCAAGAAGCTCGATGAGCTGGAGGTGCGCACCACGCTCACCGGTGGTGTCACCGACCTTCCAGTGACCTGGTGA
- a CDS encoding MDR family MFS transporter, whose protein sequence is MRLLVLATFVVILNETILINAIPRLMDSLRITEQSAQWVSTAFMLTMAAVIPITGWFLQRVTTRQAYAIAMGVFLAGTVLSAVAPSFEVLLLGRIVQAAGTAVMMPLLMTTLMIVVPEHDRGRVMGNVTLAISVAPALGPAVSGLILQVGSWRLLFVVVLPIAALVTLLGLRKVDNISEPQVSSIDWLSVTVAALGFGGLVYGLSLFGETDGGVGLGIGIVIAGVAAIAAFVIRQLKLQRTGVPLMDLRTLGHRTYGLSLALMSIGFLAMLGSMILLPLYLQNMRGLSPLETGLLIMPGGLAMGLLGPTVGKVLDRFGSRPLVLPGSIGMVLALGGFTQVSMTMPYWQVLGLHALLMVSLAATFTPVFTLGMGALPPHLYSHGSSMLGTLQQVAAAFGTALVVTVMSARTGHLVADGVAAVPAQLSGMKLAFGVAAALTLVTIVVAAKLPRRIAAADAQDHDSAADQPT, encoded by the coding sequence GTGCGGCTGCTGGTGCTGGCCACGTTCGTGGTGATACTGAACGAGACGATCCTGATCAACGCTATCCCGCGGTTGATGGATTCGTTGCGCATCACCGAGCAGTCGGCGCAGTGGGTGTCCACCGCGTTCATGCTGACCATGGCCGCCGTGATTCCGATCACCGGCTGGTTCCTGCAGCGGGTCACCACCCGCCAGGCCTACGCCATCGCGATGGGCGTGTTCCTCGCGGGTACCGTCCTGTCAGCCGTCGCGCCGTCCTTCGAGGTGCTGCTGCTGGGTCGGATCGTGCAGGCCGCAGGCACAGCCGTGATGATGCCGCTGCTGATGACCACGTTGATGATCGTGGTGCCCGAGCACGACCGCGGCCGGGTGATGGGCAACGTCACTCTGGCGATCTCGGTGGCGCCCGCGCTCGGACCTGCCGTGTCCGGGCTGATCCTGCAGGTCGGCTCCTGGCGACTGCTGTTCGTGGTCGTCCTGCCGATCGCGGCTCTGGTGACCCTGCTCGGGCTGCGCAAGGTGGACAACATCAGCGAGCCGCAGGTGAGCTCCATCGACTGGCTCAGCGTCACCGTGGCGGCGCTGGGCTTCGGCGGCCTGGTGTACGGCCTGAGCCTCTTCGGCGAGACCGACGGCGGAGTCGGGCTCGGCATCGGCATCGTCATCGCCGGGGTCGCGGCCATCGCGGCTTTCGTGATCCGCCAGCTCAAGCTGCAACGCACCGGTGTGCCTCTGATGGACCTGCGCACCCTCGGGCACCGCACCTACGGCCTGTCCTTGGCCCTTATGTCCATCGGGTTCCTGGCGATGCTCGGGTCGATGATCCTGCTACCGCTGTACCTGCAGAACATGCGCGGCCTCAGCCCGCTGGAGACCGGCCTGCTGATCATGCCGGGCGGTCTGGCCATGGGACTGCTCGGACCGACCGTGGGAAAGGTGCTCGACCGGTTCGGCAGTCGGCCGCTGGTGCTGCCCGGCTCGATCGGCATGGTGCTCGCCCTCGGTGGGTTCACCCAGGTCTCGATGACGATGCCGTACTGGCAAGTGCTGGGCTTGCACGCGCTGCTGATGGTGAGCCTGGCGGCGACGTTCACCCCCGTCTTCACGCTTGGCATGGGGGCCCTTCCCCCGCACCTGTACTCGCACGGCAGCTCGATGCTCGGGACGTTGCAGCAAGTCGCCGCAGCGTTCGGGACCGCGCTTGTGGTGACCGTGATGTCCGCGCGCACCGGGCACCTGGTCGCCGACGGCGTCGCCGCCGTGCCCGCACAGCTGAGCGGGATGAAGCTGGCCTTCGGCGTCGCGGCCGCTCTCACCTTGGTGACGATCGTCGTTGCCGCGAAGCTGCCGCGCCGGATCGCTGCCGCCGACGCCCAAGACCACGACAGCGCCGCAGACCAGCCCACCTGA
- a CDS encoding MerR family transcriptional regulator, protein MLIGEVARRSGVSARMLRHYESLGLVRPSGRTGSGYREYSGEDIRRIFHIESLRSLGLSLREIGRALDDPGFTPSALVGDLIRQTRDRIAAETELLTRLRRIDAADPAGWEDVLQVVALLQALGSKSADARQRAALSSVDEVPVPVEALVEAALSETEPNVAGALRWALARSGDGAPALLAEGLGSPVAAVRERAVQSLAEMPGGEATAQLREALANPDVVVRGYAALALGTRGVADAVPTLIDLIVEGKNDTDAADALSVLAGDATTADQIATRLVDCLAHDTTEAPARGRLTQALAGIPGTTASRALVELSHDEDRAVALTAAYLLQLRDAR, encoded by the coding sequence GTGTTGATCGGTGAGGTGGCGCGACGGTCCGGGGTCAGTGCCCGCATGCTCCGGCATTACGAATCGCTCGGCCTGGTGCGGCCTTCGGGCCGTACGGGCTCCGGTTATCGGGAGTACTCCGGTGAGGACATCCGGCGGATCTTCCATATCGAGAGCCTGCGGTCGCTGGGTCTGTCGCTGCGTGAGATCGGGCGCGCGCTCGACGATCCCGGCTTCACACCCTCGGCGCTCGTCGGCGACCTCATCCGTCAGACACGCGACCGCATCGCGGCCGAGACCGAGCTGCTCACGCGGCTGCGCCGGATCGATGCCGCGGACCCCGCCGGCTGGGAGGACGTCCTCCAGGTCGTTGCGCTCCTCCAGGCACTGGGGTCGAAGAGCGCCGACGCGCGCCAGCGCGCGGCCCTTTCCTCGGTCGACGAGGTTCCGGTGCCGGTGGAGGCCCTGGTCGAGGCGGCACTGAGCGAGACGGAGCCGAACGTCGCCGGAGCCCTTCGATGGGCGCTGGCGCGATCGGGCGACGGCGCCCCGGCACTGCTGGCGGAGGGCCTCGGCTCACCGGTGGCAGCGGTGCGGGAACGTGCCGTTCAGTCCCTCGCCGAGATGCCCGGTGGTGAGGCTACCGCGCAGCTGCGGGAAGCTCTCGCGAACCCCGACGTCGTGGTCCGCGGGTATGCGGCTCTGGCGCTCGGGACACGTGGAGTGGCCGATGCGGTCCCCACGCTCATCGACTTGATCGTGGAGGGAAAGAACGACACCGATGCGGCCGATGCACTGAGCGTGCTGGCGGGCGACGCCACGACGGCGGATCAGATCGCGACCAGGCTCGTCGATTGCCTCGCCCACGACACCACTGAAGCGCCTGCACGTGGACGGCTGACCCAGGCGCTGGCGGGCATCCCGGGGACGACGGCGTCACGTGCACTCGTGGAGCTGTCGCATGACGAGGACCGTGCCGTTGCGCTGACTGCGGCGTACCTTCTTCAGCTACGCGACGCACGGTGA